The sequence CTGGCCACGGAAGCCGACTTTGCCGAACTGGAGCGATTGGCCAAGCGGCCCAAGGTCATCGCCTGGGGCGAGATCGGGCTGGACTACTTCTACGACCACTCGCCGCGGGAGGTGCAGCGGGCAGTCTTCCTGCGGCAGATGGAGCAGGCGCGCGCCGCCAAGCTGCCCATCGTGATCCACTGCCGGCCTTCGCAAGCGAGCGAGAACGCCTGGGACGACTGCCTGGCGCTGGTGCGCGAGCACTGGGCGGCGAGCGGGCTGGGCGGGGTGCTGCACTGCTTCACCGGCAGCCTGGCGCACGCGCGCGCCGCGCTGGAGATGGGCTTCCTGATCTCCTTCGCCGGCAACATCACCTTCCCCAAGGCGCAGAACATCCGCGACGCGGCCCGCGAGGCGCCGCTGGAGCGCATGCTGATCGAGACCGACTCGCCGTTCCTGGCCCCGGTGCCCTACCGCGGCAAACGCAACGAGCCGGCCTTCGTCAAGGAAGTGGCGCGGCAGATCGGGGAACTGCGGGGGATGCCGGCGGAGGAGATTGGGCGGCAAACGGCGGACAACTTCTATCGCTTCTTCCGCTTACGCTCGGGCTGACGCCCTCGCCGGGCGGTGGCGCCCCGGAAGGGGCTCGGCAGGGTTGTTGCCGACGGTTACGGCACGACGGAAGTCGAGCCGTGCAGCGCCTTGAGATCGGCTTCCAGGAATGAGACCGGGTCCGCCATCACGGCGTCGTGGACCACGCGCACCTTCCCGTCTGCGACCACGACGGTCTCCGGGATCTGGTCCGGAAGGCCGAGCTTGTCTTGCCAGCCCGTGCCCGGCGCCACCCGGAGAGCCTCGAGCTTCTGCTTGCGCAGCAGGCGATCAACGGCCTCCTCCGCGCGCTTGCCTTCGAGCACGTTCATGGCGACCACCACGGTCTCCGGGTGTTTTGCCTGAAAGTCCTGCAATCCCCGTAACTCGGAGATGCACACCGCTCAGCCCGGCGACCAGAAATTGATGACCACCGTTCTTCCCTGCAGGGCGCCGGCATCAAACTTCTCGCCCTTGAGGGTGGTGAACTCCAGCGCGGGAGCAGGGCGGTCGAGCAGCTTGGGGACGTAATCGGCAGCCTGGAAGCGCCGGGAGATTCGCGTCTTCAGCTCGCTCTCGTACTGCGTCCGTCCTCCAAAGTTCTTGCGGTAGAAGCGCTCCAGCTCGGCGCGGTATTCCAGGTC is a genomic window of Terriglobales bacterium containing:
- a CDS encoding TatD family hydrolase, translating into MFVDSHAHLEMPQFDEDRGEVFLRAQEAGVETVVAIGSGTGPGSLDCGIRLAQEHDWIYATIGVHPHEARLATEADFAELERLAKRPKVIAWGEIGLDYFYDHSPREVQRAVFLRQMEQARAAKLPIVIHCRPSQASENAWDDCLALVREHWAASGLGGVLHCFTGSLAHARAALEMGFLISFAGNITFPKAQNIRDAAREAPLERMLIETDSPFLAPVPYRGKRNEPAFVKEVARQIGELRGMPAEEIGRQTADNFYRFFRLRSG